In one window of Candidatus Avedoeria danica DNA:
- a CDS encoding nuclear transport factor 2 family protein, which yields MTGDVDEIVTSYFERVTAPDAEAFAALFAATAEVRDPVGAPALAGPAGMTKFHARLHRAWQSLEMTPVESYVRGREVAVRWQAHGTSVGGNEISFDGINTFVVDDDGKIARLDAFWNFEDVIARF from the coding sequence GTGACCGGTGACGTGGACGAGATCGTGACCTCGTACTTCGAGCGGGTGACGGCACCCGACGCCGAGGCGTTCGCGGCCCTGTTCGCCGCAACGGCCGAGGTGCGGGATCCGGTCGGTGCGCCGGCGCTCGCCGGGCCGGCAGGCATGACGAAGTTCCATGCACGACTGCATCGCGCATGGCAGTCGCTTGAGATGACGCCGGTCGAGTCGTACGTCCGGGGCCGCGAGGTGGCGGTCCGGTGGCAGGCGCACGGTACGAGCGTCGGGGGCAATGAGATTTCGTTCGACGGGATCAACACCTTCGTCGTCGATGACGACGGCAAGATCGCGCGGCTGGACGCTTTCTGGAACTTCGAGGACGTGATCGCGCGCTTCTGA
- a CDS encoding FG-GAP repeat protein, protein MHPRCHTVFWLAGSLVAAAVAPAGASAVRGVAEITAAQPRTIDLAAADATLTVISGAPDKEQLGNALAFGDLNDDGRSDLVLGAHWGSTGGRNIVGRAYAMFGRDTWQPNYDLAQQITGLWSFMGVGREARMGVSVAAGDVSGDGRDDLIIGSLLADPFDQANAGAVYAMFGGTSAGGRVDFLNSAPDLMIAGNSTALGSDQLGTDVVVGDFNGDGRGDIAAAAVLRTDFEGAVFIWFGPFSKGRIINMRGVRPDRSILGAVPRGFFGTALLADDIDADGRTDLIVAAWSPPPDLEGPTDGGAVHIFRGQTISSATADLSATDADIDIVGPAKATIGGSLSLGQCSCHGQPIVLADLDGDGVRDLAIGAALDDGRRGRIYVLPGPVRGPRIDLAGAPHLTLTSTLPEGKLGWSLASGELDGDGQADLVVALPSAAVSIDGGSRGEGGMILGLRGPLPMTGTLDVNAAAALRVLGADVNAGGTGITLGLADTDGDGEDDLHAGFSNAPGMGRRSVGEAYIVHGPVLTPPPRPTPVPSPTAPPATPTATPQPTSDVTATPTTTESALTPTAAASPTVSPTATPSPPTDVPGGSRTPTDPATADAQATQRLDQRIALPFALLYRPRRRP, encoded by the coding sequence ATGCACCCACGCTGCCACACGGTCTTCTGGCTCGCCGGCAGCCTCGTCGCTGCGGCCGTTGCGCCGGCCGGCGCATCGGCCGTGCGCGGTGTCGCCGAGATCACGGCCGCGCAACCGCGGACGATCGATCTGGCGGCGGCCGACGCGACGCTGACGGTCATCTCCGGCGCGCCGGACAAGGAGCAGCTGGGCAACGCGCTCGCGTTCGGCGATCTGAACGACGATGGGCGGAGCGACCTCGTGCTCGGCGCGCACTGGGGCAGCACCGGCGGGCGCAATATCGTCGGTCGGGCCTATGCCATGTTCGGGCGCGACACGTGGCAACCGAACTATGACCTGGCGCAACAGATCACCGGGCTGTGGTCATTCATGGGCGTCGGACGGGAGGCGCGGATGGGGGTCAGCGTCGCCGCCGGCGACGTGTCCGGCGACGGGCGGGACGATCTGATCATCGGCTCGCTGCTGGCCGATCCGTTCGACCAGGCGAACGCGGGCGCGGTGTACGCGATGTTCGGCGGCACGTCGGCCGGCGGGCGGGTGGACTTCCTGAACAGCGCGCCCGACCTGATGATCGCCGGCAACAGCACCGCGCTCGGTTCGGACCAGCTCGGCACCGACGTCGTTGTCGGCGACTTCAACGGCGACGGCCGCGGCGACATCGCGGCGGCGGCCGTGTTGCGGACCGACTTCGAGGGCGCGGTGTTCATCTGGTTCGGCCCGTTCAGCAAGGGGCGCATCATCAACATGCGCGGCGTACGCCCCGACCGGTCGATCCTGGGCGCCGTGCCGCGCGGCTTCTTCGGCACGGCGCTCCTGGCCGACGACATCGATGCCGACGGGCGAACGGACCTGATCGTCGCCGCATGGAGCCCGCCGCCCGACCTCGAGGGGCCGACGGACGGCGGGGCGGTCCACATCTTTCGCGGCCAGACGATCAGCAGCGCGACGGCCGACCTCAGCGCCACGGACGCCGACATCGACATCGTCGGTCCGGCGAAGGCGACGATCGGCGGATCGCTCAGCCTCGGCCAGTGCAGCTGTCATGGTCAGCCGATCGTGCTGGCCGACCTCGATGGCGATGGCGTGCGCGACCTGGCCATCGGCGCGGCCCTGGACGATGGACGCCGCGGCCGGATCTACGTCCTGCCAGGTCCGGTGCGTGGTCCGCGCATCGACTTGGCCGGCGCGCCCCACCTGACGCTGACGAGCACGCTGCCGGAAGGCAAGCTGGGCTGGTCCCTCGCGAGCGGCGAGCTCGACGGCGACGGACAGGCCGACCTCGTCGTCGCGCTGCCGTCCGCGGCGGTGAGCATCGACGGCGGCTCACGCGGCGAGGGCGGCATGATCCTCGGCCTGCGCGGGCCGCTGCCGATGACCGGCACGCTGGATGTGAACGCCGCCGCCGCCCTTCGCGTCCTCGGCGCGGATGTGAACGCCGGTGGGACCGGCATCACGCTCGGTTTGGCCGACACGGACGGCGACGGCGAGGACGACCTGCACGCCGGCTTCTCGAACGCGCCGGGCATGGGTCGGCGCAGCGTCGGCGAGGCCTATATCGTGCACGGTCCGGTCCTGACGCCGCCGCCCCGCCCGACGCCCGTGCCATCGCCGACGGCGCCGCCGGCTACCCCGACGGCGACGCCGCAGCCGACGTCGGATGTCACGGCAACGCCGACGACAACCGAATCGGCCTTGACGCCGACCGCGGCGGCGTCGCCCACGGTGTCGCCCACCGCCACGCCGTCGCCGCCAACCGATGTTCCGGGCGGGTCTCGGACGCCGACCGATCCGGCGACCGCCGACGCGCAGGCCACGCAGCGCCTCGATCAACGGATCGCGCTGCCGTTCGCGCTGCTCTACCGGCCGCGTCGGCGCCCATAG
- a CDS encoding aminotransferase class V-fold PLP-dependent enzyme codes for MAGNGIDPSTDDPLLAWRSRFPILGTSNYMISNSLGAVPAAARDALGEYFELWATRGVQAWQEAWWTLSADTGNAVAPLIGAAAGDVVFQPCVTLAHAIVLSALDLRRRPRIVTDAMHFPSILYLLDGLRADGVEIVTVDSDDGVTVDAERIAAAVDDRTAAVCLSHVLFRSAYIHDLAPVTARARACGALTVIDGYQAVGVIPVDVMALDVDVYIGGVLKWLCGGPGGAFLWVRPELQAALSPRITGWMAHRQPFDFAPTLDRRDDVWRFLTGTPNIPALYAARPGLEIIGAIGSGPIRAKSMRQTARLLDLADAATLRCTTPRDPSRRGGTVAFDVPEGYAVSQALKARGILCDFRPQAGIRLSPHFYTRDDELDAAVQAIVDIQATAEWRPFARSRDTVT; via the coding sequence ATGGCGGGCAACGGGATCGATCCGTCAACGGATGACCCGCTGCTCGCGTGGCGCAGCCGCTTCCCGATCCTCGGCACGTCGAACTACATGATCAGCAACTCGCTCGGCGCCGTGCCGGCAGCGGCCCGCGATGCGCTGGGCGAGTACTTCGAGCTGTGGGCGACCCGCGGCGTGCAGGCGTGGCAGGAAGCATGGTGGACGCTCAGTGCGGACACAGGCAATGCCGTCGCGCCGCTGATCGGCGCCGCGGCCGGCGACGTCGTGTTCCAGCCGTGCGTCACGCTGGCCCATGCGATCGTCCTGTCCGCCCTCGACCTTCGGCGCCGCCCGCGGATCGTCACGGACGCGATGCACTTCCCGTCCATCCTCTATCTCCTAGATGGCCTGCGGGCGGACGGCGTGGAGATCGTCACCGTGGACAGCGACGACGGCGTGACCGTCGATGCCGAGCGGATCGCCGCCGCGGTGGACGACCGAACGGCGGCCGTCTGCCTGTCGCACGTCCTCTTTCGCAGCGCATACATCCATGACCTCGCCCCGGTAACCGCCAGGGCGCGGGCATGCGGTGCGCTCACGGTCATCGACGGGTATCAGGCCGTTGGCGTGATTCCGGTGGACGTCATGGCGCTGGACGTCGACGTGTACATCGGCGGGGTGCTGAAGTGGCTGTGCGGCGGGCCGGGCGGCGCGTTCCTCTGGGTGCGGCCGGAGCTGCAAGCCGCGCTGAGCCCGCGCATCACCGGCTGGATGGCGCACCGTCAGCCGTTCGACTTCGCGCCGACGCTCGACCGGCGCGATGACGTCTGGCGCTTCCTGACCGGCACCCCGAACATACCGGCGCTGTATGCCGCCCGGCCGGGGCTCGAGATCATCGGCGCGATCGGCAGCGGCCCGATCCGCGCGAAGTCGATGCGCCAGACCGCCCGACTGCTCGACCTTGCCGATGCCGCCACCCTCCGGTGCACGACCCCACGCGACCCGTCGCGCCGCGGCGGCACCGTCGCGTTCGACGTGCCGGAAGGCTACGCCGTCTCGCAGGCGCTGAAGGCGCGCGGCATCCTGTGCGATTTCCGACCCCAGGCGGGCATCCGCTTGTCGCCGCACTTCTACACCCGGGACGACGAGCTCGATGCGGCGGTCCAAGCGATCGTCGACATCCAAGCCACGGCGGAGTGGCGACCGTTCGCCCGATCGCGCGACACCGTCACGTGA
- a CDS encoding cytochrome c: MAMQDDDAPFEVFRLGYKLFAWASLFVTLILTVAIMRTLFVTTPDGTATTKAMERVAPTLTALVSGRPTRDPNAPAPIDPAAVDAKMVTCKACHTLDALGYESKTCPDLSNASTTAAEHLASAGYTGKAAAGDIEAYLRESILDPGAYIVPGTTDTQYGKPGQSIMPAKGGADLSPADVDMIVGYLMTLR, from the coding sequence ATGGCCATGCAAGACGACGACGCACCGTTCGAGGTGTTTCGCCTTGGGTACAAGCTGTTCGCATGGGCGAGCCTGTTCGTCACGCTCATCCTCACCGTGGCGATCATGCGAACGCTGTTCGTGACGACGCCGGACGGCACGGCGACGACGAAGGCGATGGAGCGCGTCGCCCCGACGCTGACGGCGCTCGTCTCCGGCCGCCCCACGCGCGACCCGAACGCGCCGGCGCCGATCGACCCGGCGGCGGTGGACGCGAAGATGGTGACGTGCAAAGCGTGCCACACGCTCGATGCGCTCGGCTACGAGAGCAAGACGTGCCCCGACCTGTCGAACGCCAGCACCACGGCGGCCGAGCATCTTGCGTCAGCAGGCTACACAGGCAAGGCGGCGGCGGGCGACATCGAGGCATACCTGCGCGAATCGATCCTCGATCCGGGCGCCTACATCGTGCCGGGCACCACGGACACGCAGTACGGGAAGCCGGGCCAGAGCATTATGCCCGCCAAGGGCGGCGCCGACCTGAGCCCCGCCGACGTGGACATGATCGTCGGCTACCTGATGACGCTCCGCTAG
- the ychF gene encoding redox-regulated ATPase YchF: MQFGVIGLPMSSKTTLFGALTGAVPDAAGGGTRFTIQRAIVDVPDPRVDVLAAMFNPRKVTRARVAFADIGGLQKGMGEGGLGGELLNAVALNDALLHVVRAFDDPDVPHLEGSVDPARDIAMLDNELLLSDLVIVEKRLEKIRDTLRRPIRPVEREAHEAEQAVLETVHAGLSDAIPARDLDLDEATLLPIRGFQLLTLKPVVIVVNTGDTPPGTGAALPAYDHRKSAVVGIRGRIEMEIAQLEPDDRALFMAEYGVGETSAARILATCYRLLGLHSFFTVGEDEVRAWTIPIGATALEAAGTIHTDLARGFIRAEVVSYDDLVGLGGMNAARQAGKHRMEGRNYVVADGDILHVRFNV; encoded by the coding sequence ATGCAGTTCGGTGTGATCGGCTTGCCGATGAGCTCGAAGACGACGTTGTTCGGCGCCCTGACCGGCGCCGTGCCCGATGCCGCCGGCGGCGGGACGCGCTTCACGATCCAGCGCGCCATCGTCGACGTCCCCGACCCGCGGGTCGATGTGCTCGCGGCGATGTTCAACCCGCGCAAGGTGACGCGGGCGCGCGTCGCGTTTGCCGACATCGGCGGGTTGCAGAAGGGCATGGGCGAGGGGGGCCTCGGCGGCGAGCTGTTGAATGCCGTTGCGCTGAACGATGCCCTGCTGCACGTCGTGCGGGCGTTCGACGATCCGGATGTGCCGCACCTCGAGGGCAGCGTCGACCCGGCGCGGGACATCGCCATGCTGGACAACGAGCTGCTGCTGAGCGACCTCGTCATCGTCGAGAAGCGGCTCGAGAAGATCCGCGACACGCTCCGCCGACCGATCCGACCCGTCGAGCGCGAGGCGCACGAGGCGGAACAGGCCGTGTTGGAGACCGTGCACGCCGGCTTGTCGGACGCGATCCCGGCGCGCGATCTCGACCTCGACGAGGCGACGCTGTTGCCGATCCGCGGCTTCCAGCTGTTGACCCTCAAGCCGGTCGTCATCGTCGTGAACACCGGCGACACCCCGCCGGGCACCGGCGCGGCACTGCCGGCGTATGACCACCGCAAGAGCGCGGTCGTCGGCATCCGTGGCCGGATCGAGATGGAGATCGCCCAGCTCGAGCCCGACGATCGGGCCCTGTTCATGGCTGAGTACGGCGTGGGCGAGACGAGCGCCGCACGGATCCTGGCGACGTGCTACCGGCTCCTCGGGCTGCACTCGTTCTTCACGGTGGGCGAGGATGAGGTGCGCGCCTGGACGATCCCGATCGGCGCGACGGCGCTCGAAGCGGCGGGCACGATCCACACCGACCTGGCGCGAGGCTTCATCCGGGCCGAAGTCGTCAGCTACGACGACCTCGTGGGCCTTGGCGGTATGAACGCCGCCCGCCAGGCCGGCAAGCACCGCATGGAAGGCCGCAACTACGTCGTCGCCGACGGGGACATTCTCCACGTGCGATTCAACGTCTGA
- a CDS encoding NYN domain-containing protein gives MAAQHEVGLFIDFENIRYGMINNFGVEPDPQALMEKARKYGPVAVAYAYADFTQHPALYRRKLEVAGITPRDVPRRSPDVAHKSSADMAMLMDIIDCLLDRPYVQTLVLMTGDSDFIRVTARARHRFGKHVVISGVPGSVSSDLVESADAYDPVGEQLAPVAAAAPQPDDDVRLIQLVIWLASHRPYMTFGFIRSHALSPHHGLGLTEDQVTDRLTEFKDRGVLIESYRPTDDGRTLRTLELNADHPAIMACAVLPMPNFEEGRVTRGLSGVPADEGSGVPMSDGTADELRNGNGAWTASDGAPDEGPFGAPLGDDRTSETAEASDETPVRVTGDATAGVADPG, from the coding sequence ATGGCGGCGCAGCACGAGGTCGGGCTGTTCATCGACTTCGAGAACATCCGCTACGGCATGATCAACAACTTCGGCGTCGAGCCCGACCCACAGGCGCTGATGGAGAAGGCCCGGAAGTACGGCCCTGTGGCGGTCGCCTATGCGTACGCCGACTTCACCCAGCATCCGGCACTCTATCGGCGCAAGCTCGAGGTGGCCGGCATCACGCCGCGCGACGTGCCGCGCCGCAGCCCCGACGTCGCCCACAAGTCGAGCGCCGACATGGCGATGCTCATGGACATCATCGACTGCCTGCTCGATCGGCCGTACGTCCAGACGCTCGTCCTGATGACCGGTGATTCCGACTTCATTCGCGTCACGGCACGCGCCCGGCATCGGTTCGGGAAGCACGTCGTCATCTCGGGCGTTCCGGGGAGCGTCTCGAGCGACCTCGTCGAGAGCGCGGACGCATATGACCCCGTCGGTGAGCAGTTGGCCCCGGTCGCGGCGGCCGCGCCGCAGCCCGACGACGACGTGCGGCTCATCCAACTCGTCATCTGGTTGGCCAGCCATCGGCCGTACATGACGTTCGGGTTCATCCGTTCGCACGCACTTTCGCCACACCACGGCCTCGGGCTGACCGAGGACCAGGTCACCGACCGGCTCACCGAGTTCAAGGACCGCGGGGTGCTGATCGAGAGCTACCGCCCGACCGACGACGGCCGCACGCTGCGGACGCTGGAACTGAACGCGGACCACCCTGCCATCATGGCGTGCGCCGTGCTGCCGATGCCGAACTTCGAGGAGGGGCGCGTGACGCGCGGTCTCAGCGGAGTCCCGGCCGACGAGGGCAGCGGCGTGCCCATGTCCGATGGTACCGCGGACGAACTCCGCAACGGCAACGGCGCGTGGACGGCATCCGACGGCGCACCGGACGAGGGGCCTTTCGGCGCGCCGCTTGGAGATGATCGGACGAGCGAAACCGCCGAGGCGTCGGACGAAACACCCGTCCGCGTGACGGGCGACGCAACCGCCGGCGTGGCCGACCCAGGCTAG
- a CDS encoding cyclase family protein, giving the protein MSDWIDISLPLGPDSTAWAGIAPPRLIRLADIDGGDSVNVGVLTACLHTATHADAPSHVRADGATIEDVPLDAYLGAARLIRLRPAAAIDLAGLLAAGLDPDGPWPERLLVATGHAYDGVHWPASVPHVAADAAAACIAHGVRLLGVDVPSVDPLDSRALTAHHALFGAGIAILENLQLAELAPGAYWLAAVPLAIVGGDASPVRAVVRRLADGP; this is encoded by the coding sequence ATGAGCGACTGGATCGACATCAGCCTGCCGTTGGGACCCGACAGCACGGCCTGGGCGGGCATCGCGCCGCCCAGGCTGATCCGTCTGGCCGACATCGACGGCGGCGACAGCGTGAACGTCGGCGTCTTGACCGCCTGCCTCCATACGGCCACGCACGCCGACGCGCCGAGCCACGTGCGGGCGGACGGGGCGACGATCGAGGACGTCCCGCTCGACGCGTACCTGGGTGCGGCGCGCCTCATCCGACTCCGTCCCGCCGCGGCGATCGACTTGGCGGGACTCCTCGCGGCCGGATTGGATCCCGACGGGCCATGGCCCGAGCGGCTGCTCGTGGCCACCGGCCATGCCTACGACGGCGTCCACTGGCCGGCAAGCGTGCCCCACGTCGCGGCCGACGCGGCCGCCGCCTGCATCGCGCACGGCGTTCGGCTGCTCGGCGTCGACGTCCCGTCCGTCGATCCGCTGGACAGCCGCGCGCTGACGGCCCACCACGCCCTGTTCGGCGCCGGCATCGCCATCCTCGAGAACCTGCAGCTGGCCGAACTCGCGCCCGGCGCGTACTGGCTGGCCGCGGTGCCGCTGGCGATCGTCGGCGGCGACGCATCGCCGGTGCGGGCCGTCGTCCGACGGCTGGCGGACGGGCCCTGA
- the miaB gene encoding tRNA (N6-isopentenyl adenosine(37)-C2)-methylthiotransferase MiaB produces MKYHIWTIGCQMNTADSQRMASELERVGYRWTEQAEEADVVVLNTCVVRQQAEDKIDGRLGSLKPIKAARPEMVIGLMGCVVGAKPSPALRKRFPHVDVFIAPSETQPLIDHLAARALDEAARVSESEQLGSRWAVQDAPEDETWLTRGPIALPERERATLVSAHVPIIFGCNWVCTFCIIPSRRGRERSRPPEEIESHVRSLVAQGVREVTLLGQIVDRYGHDWGAADGLARLLERLNGVDGLERIRFLTSHPVFMTDALLDAVADLPKVMEHIEVPIQAGDDDVLQRMKRGYTADDYRLLVERIRSRIPGVAVHTDIIVGFPGETEAQFMATHDILAELKLDKAHLAKFSARPGTVAAKMMLDDVPDAEKERRRAALDTLQHGIVGAINAGHVGQTVQVLVEGRDRDRWRGRTRTNKLVYLSDPRPLLGQLVDVRIEWAGPWSMIGRAADAPAVSAREIIALELA; encoded by the coding sequence ATGAAATACCACATTTGGACGATTGGGTGCCAGATGAATACGGCCGACAGCCAGCGCATGGCCAGCGAGCTCGAGCGTGTGGGCTATCGCTGGACTGAGCAGGCGGAAGAGGCCGACGTCGTCGTATTGAACACGTGCGTCGTGCGGCAGCAGGCCGAGGACAAGATCGACGGCCGCCTTGGATCGCTCAAGCCCATAAAGGCCGCGCGGCCCGAGATGGTCATCGGCCTGATGGGCTGCGTCGTCGGCGCGAAGCCGTCGCCGGCGCTCCGGAAGCGGTTTCCGCATGTGGATGTCTTCATCGCCCCGAGCGAGACGCAGCCGCTCATCGATCACCTGGCGGCGCGCGCCCTCGACGAGGCGGCGCGCGTATCAGAATCCGAGCAGCTTGGTTCGCGCTGGGCGGTTCAGGACGCGCCGGAGGACGAGACCTGGCTCACCCGCGGTCCGATCGCCCTGCCGGAGCGCGAGCGCGCGACCCTCGTGAGCGCCCACGTCCCGATCATCTTCGGCTGCAACTGGGTCTGCACGTTCTGCATCATCCCGTCCCGGCGCGGACGCGAGCGCAGCCGGCCGCCAGAGGAGATCGAATCGCACGTGCGCAGCCTCGTGGCGCAAGGGGTGCGCGAGGTCACGCTGCTCGGCCAGATCGTCGACCGCTATGGCCATGACTGGGGTGCCGCCGACGGATTGGCGCGGTTGCTCGAGCGCCTGAACGGTGTCGACGGCCTCGAGCGGATCCGCTTCCTGACGAGCCATCCCGTGTTCATGACGGACGCGCTGCTTGACGCGGTCGCCGACCTGCCAAAGGTCATGGAGCACATCGAAGTGCCGATCCAGGCGGGTGACGACGATGTGCTCCAACGCATGAAGCGCGGATACACCGCCGACGACTACCGCCTGCTCGTCGAACGGATTCGGTCACGGATACCCGGCGTCGCCGTCCACACGGACATCATCGTCGGCTTCCCGGGCGAGACCGAAGCGCAGTTCATGGCCACGCACGACATCCTGGCCGAGCTGAAGCTCGACAAGGCGCACCTCGCGAAGTTCTCGGCACGACCGGGCACGGTGGCCGCCAAGATGATGCTCGACGACGTCCCGGATGCGGAGAAAGAACGGCGCCGCGCAGCGCTCGACACGCTCCAACACGGCATCGTCGGCGCGATCAACGCTGGGCATGTCGGGCAGACCGTGCAGGTCCTCGTCGAAGGGCGGGACCGCGACCGGTGGCGTGGCCGGACGCGAACGAACAAGCTCGTCTATCTGTCCGACCCGCGCCCGCTCCTCGGCCAGCTCGTCGACGTGCGGATCGAGTGGGCCGGACCGTGGTCGATGATCGGCCGTGCCGCCGATGCGCCGGCCGTGTCGGCGCGCGAGATCATCGCCTTGGAGCTGGCATGA
- the uvrB gene encoding excinuclease ABC subunit UvrB — MPEFRVVSPFEPAGDQPTAIRQLVRGLQDGVPAQTLLGATGTGKTYVMSKIIEAVNRPTLVMVHNKTLAAQLYAEFKAFFPDNAVSYFVSYYDYYQPEAYVPRTDTYVEKDSSINDEIDRLRLAATSTLFERRDVIIVASVSCIYGLGSPEDYGQVVVKIQRGEVRDRTKMLRHLVEIQYNRNDFDLRRGTFRVRGDTLEIQPAYEETAYRVEMFGDEIERISRIDTLTGEVMAELDTLDIYPARHFITPKEKMARAIGDIEAELAERLPALEAEGKLLEAQRLKMRTHYDLEMLREIGMCSGVENYSRHLSGRAAGEAPWTLLDYFPDDYLIFVDESHIMLPQIQGMFHGDRSRKTTLVDYGFRLPSALDNRPLTFDEWQGRVRQIIFTSATPSAYELTRSGPHVAELLIRPTGLIDPEIIIQPTRGQIDDLVARVRGRVDRGQRALITTLTKKMSENLTEYLAEVGIKVQYLHSEVETLERIEILRDLRNGVFDVVVGINLLREGLDLPEVSLVAILDADKQGFLRSATALIQTIGRAARHVEGTVVMYADTMTDAMRRAIDETDRRRAKQAAHNAAHGITPRSISTSVHALTDDIVRVAEKEGAYVVPEKLERAQLVSLARALEADMRDAAERLEFERAAALRDQVREVREALAARGDAPSGRRERRT; from the coding sequence ATGCCCGAGTTCAGGGTCGTCAGCCCGTTCGAGCCCGCCGGCGACCAGCCGACGGCGATTCGGCAGCTCGTGCGCGGCCTGCAGGACGGCGTGCCGGCGCAGACGCTGCTCGGCGCGACGGGCACGGGCAAGACCTACGTCATGAGCAAGATCATCGAAGCCGTCAATCGGCCCACGCTGGTGATGGTCCACAACAAGACCCTCGCGGCCCAACTGTACGCGGAGTTCAAAGCGTTCTTCCCGGACAACGCCGTCTCGTACTTCGTCTCGTACTACGACTACTACCAGCCCGAGGCCTACGTGCCGCGCACGGACACGTACGTCGAGAAGGACTCGTCGATCAACGACGAGATCGACCGGCTGCGGTTGGCGGCGACGAGCACGCTGTTCGAGCGCCGCGACGTGATCATCGTCGCGTCCGTGTCGTGCATCTACGGACTCGGCAGCCCCGAAGACTACGGGCAGGTCGTCGTGAAGATCCAGCGGGGCGAGGTGCGCGATCGGACGAAGATGCTGCGGCACCTCGTCGAGATCCAGTACAACCGCAACGACTTCGACTTGCGGCGCGGCACGTTCCGCGTACGGGGGGACACGCTCGAGATTCAGCCGGCGTATGAAGAGACCGCCTACCGGGTCGAGATGTTCGGCGACGAGATCGAACGGATCAGCCGGATCGACACGCTGACCGGCGAGGTGATGGCCGAGCTCGACACGTTGGACATCTACCCGGCCCGTCACTTCATCACGCCGAAGGAGAAGATGGCCCGGGCGATCGGCGACATCGAAGCCGAGCTGGCCGAGCGGCTGCCGGCGCTCGAGGCCGAGGGCAAGCTGCTCGAGGCGCAGCGCTTGAAGATGCGCACGCACTACGACCTCGAGATGCTGCGCGAGATCGGGATGTGCAGCGGTGTCGAGAACTACAGCCGCCACCTCTCCGGCCGCGCCGCCGGTGAGGCACCGTGGACGCTGCTTGACTACTTCCCGGACGACTACCTGATCTTCGTTGACGAGAGCCACATCATGCTGCCCCAGATCCAGGGGATGTTCCACGGCGACCGCTCGCGAAAGACGACGCTTGTCGACTACGGCTTTCGCCTTCCGTCGGCGCTCGACAACCGCCCGCTGACGTTCGACGAGTGGCAGGGGCGCGTCCGCCAGATCATCTTCACTTCGGCCACGCCTAGCGCGTACGAGCTCACGCGATCCGGCCCCCACGTGGCCGAGCTCCTCATCCGCCCGACCGGGTTGATCGACCCCGAGATCATCATCCAGCCGACCCGCGGCCAGATCGACGACCTCGTGGCGCGCGTGCGCGGCCGTGTCGACCGTGGGCAGCGGGCGCTCATCACGACGCTCACGAAGAAGATGTCGGAGAACCTGACGGAGTACTTGGCCGAGGTCGGCATCAAGGTGCAGTACCTGCACAGCGAGGTCGAGACGCTGGAGCGGATCGAGATCCTGCGTGATCTACGCAATGGCGTGTTCGACGTCGTCGTCGGCATCAACCTCTTGCGGGAGGGACTCGACCTGCCCGAGGTCAGCCTCGTCGCGATCCTCGATGCCGACAAGCAGGGCTTCCTGCGCAGCGCAACGGCCCTCATCCAGACGATCGGCCGTGCCGCGCGCCACGTCGAGGGCACCGTCGTCATGTACGCGGACACGATGACGGACGCGATGCGGCGGGCGATCGACGAGACGGATCGGCGGCGGGCGAAGCAGGCGGCGCACAATGCCGCCCACGGGATCACGCCGCGATCGATCTCGACGTCCGTCCACGCGCTGACCGACGACATCGTGCGCGTGGCCGAGAAGGAGGGCGCGTACGTCGTGCCGGAGAAGCTCGAGCGGGCACAGCTCGTCTCCCTGGCGCGCGCGCTCGAAGCGGATATGCGCGACGCCGCCGAGCGCCTCGAGTTCGAGCGCGCGGCCGCTTTGCGCGACCAGGTGCGCGAGGTGCGCGAGGCGCTGGCGGCGCGCGGCGATGCGCCGAGCGGCCGGCGCGAGCGACGGACGTAG